Part of the Rhinolophus ferrumequinum isolate MPI-CBG mRhiFer1 chromosome 25, mRhiFer1_v1.p, whole genome shotgun sequence genome, ACAGAAATctacttgaaaattaaataaaaatgttaagattcTATTAAGAATCAAATCAAAATTCTATTTAAACAATGAGCTCAGAGCCAGTTCAACTGACAAATCTACGTACATACAAACATCTCTGATAAAACTATTTTAGAGTAACTTATAGACATTTAAAGAAAGTAGCCAGTAACATTTCCTCCTCACAATATTcactcattttattcatattgttgGCATTGCTCAGGTCCTATCCTTTGAAATTGTTACCTGAAGTAATTTCCTAGGAGAGTCAACAGCATCCTAACTGATCCTGGAATGGGAAATTTGGTCTGAAAATCTGGATTAAATAGAACGAAGGCAGGATGATTTCATGACCTAAGTATCACATTTAATCTTCAAGTTGAAAACTTCATGAGCACATCCTGCAGATGACTTTTGCAAAATAGCTACACTGAATTTTGATGGGATTAGAGGAGaatctttttgttaaaaaaaaaaatggtactgTTTATCTTTGGCTGGTTGctggaagaatgaaagaaagcattttttattaGTATGCCACTTGGGAGAACTTGTTTGCCTGAAAAAGAATGCGGCCATGAAATTGGTATGTAACGCTGTGAAAGTGTATATATTCTATTTCCTGATGAAAATTTACAGCGATCTGGGGCCAAGTTGGCATCCGTTTGTATGACACCATCAGAATCAATGATCCAGGTGGAGGTGCTGGGCCGAGGTCCACTCAATGTGTCCGCAGCTCATGTCTCTGAGTTCTCTGGCCCCAGCTGCCACTGCACGCTGACCAATAGGCTAGTATCCACCCACCTTGATGGCTCTCCTCTGTGCTAGTTGATGTCCCTTTATCCTGCGACTTTCGTTGAATCCACAACACAATATTTCAAGGAAGTTTTCGCACAGAAATGATTCTGCTTTCTGTTTGAAATCTGTTTCTCCTAGCAACTCTAATTACAAAAATACATTAGGAAAATGGAATTGAAATGCTTTGACTTTTTGTGTGAGTCAGATAACTACTTTCCTTACCACCCAACACCTTGCCTTGGTATGGTAGATGGAGCTGCCCCGGATAGCTTCCGGTGTGACGAAGATTGGTGAAGGAGAGTTTTTTGAGGTGACATTCTGTGACAGTCATTCATTTGTGGAAGGCATAGGGTGAAGGGAATCACAGAGATGAAGCTGCTAAGGTTAGTAGATGTGATTCCTTGGTTCGTCGAAGTCCCTCATCTTTAAACCGACTGAAAATGgatgaaggattttaagcagagtCAATCGTGTGATCCTATTTGTGTCTGAGAGACACAAATCACTGAGGAAGGAGTAGCGAGAGAAGACTGATGGTGGAGAGAGCCATTTGGAAGTTGTTGCTACTATTTAGGCCAAAGCTAACGAGGACCTGGACTGAAGAAGTTGCCGCACAGATAGAAAACTAGGTAGATTCAGAGTTTGAAGGAGATTAGATGGAAGTACCTTGGTGATCAGCTGCATGTGGGAAGTGGGAACATGTGAGACTCATGGGTTTTCAAAGACAGATGTGAATTTCAGTCCTCATCATTGTGAGAGCAAATGCAGAAGGACAAACAGTTGTGAAGAGAAAAATGTTGGGTATCTTTTGGGGTATCTGTTTGAGGAGCTAAAGCCATGGATGGCTCCTTTGAGAAGTCCAGTAGATAGTTAGCTACATGGTCCTGGAGCTCCTACTGAGGTCTGGATGTAGAACTAGCTTAGCAGCAACCTGAGCCAATGTCATAGCTGAATCAGAGACAGGTTGACAGTGAGGAATGTGCGTGTCCCAAAGGCTTGTACTGATTTTAGGGGTATGATTTCTCTCTGAAAAAGCGTTCACTGAATGGTATCAGCCTCAAGACCCACAAAAACTGTGTCTGCTCCAGGCTGAACTTATAGAAGTCAATGAGGTCACCCGAGTTTATGGAATGGAGACTGGAGAGAACGTGGAGAACCACAAGGAGTGCCAATCTTGAAGGGACTGACCGAGGAGAAAGGACACTAGGCGGGATCTGAGGAGGGGTGCTGGGGAGGTCAAGAGCATAGGTAAGAGGTGAGGATGAAAGTGCCATTTTAAGAGCCAaacagtggggagggaggggcataGAGAAAGAACTGGTTGACAGTGACAAAGGCTTCAGGGGGATTAAAAGGTCTATCGTGTGTAAAAGGTGACTGTCAGATGCAGCACAAGATGCCCGTGGCGACTTTGGCAGGAGCACCTTTACCGAAGAGATTAGGCAGGAGCAAGATGGCAGGGGTTTGGGGAAAGAAGGTGAGAGGAAAGGAGCACCTGGCTGAATGCAGACGGTCAGAGATCAAGCTGTAGAAAAATTTTAGGTCAGATAAAATGAAATCTCTTTCTGGGTTCCAATACTAGAATTTTGGACCTAGTTTCTAATTTGTTATTCAccgatttttaaaattaggccATGTTTGGGCCATGTATATTGGAATTCCCATTTGTTGACGTGGTTAGAAAAGTTTCTGTGGcatcgcacacacacacatacacacggggTTAGATGTGACATTTTGTTCTGGATGGAGTCTCTCCTCTTGGTTCCTAGCCCTCTCTTGACGCTCCTCCTAACTCTCTGGCAACTTCATGCTTGGCTCCTCTTAAGCTTTTTGCTGACTAGTATTTGGGAAGTTTGGAGTATATTGTGGTGGGGGTCTCTCTCTACTCGTTCTGCACACTGCCAGGCAATCTCCTCCACTTCTGCAGCTGTTATTACCACCCCCAGAAGTCATGCACATGTTCCTCCAGACCAGACCTCTCCATCTCTCTATTGTGTATCTCCCCATAGGTGTCTCAAAGGCAGCTCAAATCCAATACGTCAAAGTGAACTCTTTCCTAAAACGAGTCCTCTTAGTGTTCTCCACCTAAATGAGTGGGGCCACCATCCATCCAGACGTGAAAGCAGAAAACGGGCAGTCATTCCTGgcccctctttctccctctcctcctatATCCAACTCATAGTTGAGTGCTGGCAGTGGACCCCTCACTGTCCAAATACCTCTCAAATCCATGACTGCCAACCTCATCATTGTATCTCCCACTCCGACTGCAGTGCTCCCCTCCCCATCTTCTCTGTGGTCTATACATTTATTTCACTGATGATTTGAAACTATTTAACTCCCTCACTAGACTCTAAAAAGACAGAGgcatgtcaattttttttttttttttggattgtcCCTAGAAATGTTAAGATTCCCTCCCTGCTATTCAGGAGGTTGGTGTCAGTCTCTAAAAGGCTTCCCTAGGTGGATCATTGGAAGCCATGTGAGTTGATCCCTAGGCAGTTAGACCACCTCAGGCAAAAAGCAAGATGGAGGGTTTGCAGCGTGGCTTGGGTGTAggccagaaaaaaaatactaggtgtgaacaaaaaaatacagtgaatgtttaaattttaaaaaaaatatatattacactaaaagacacattgctattagtccccctcaaaatactctcctttgtttcgaacacacttatcgtttttgccactttctgaagcagttctggaagtcctcttttatgagtgtctttagttgcgctgtcatagctgcctcaatgtcctgaatcattttgactttggggaagagccagaagttgcacagtgccagatccggtgaataaggtggatgaggacacaacataatatttttatttgacagaaattgccataccagaagtgatgtgtgacacagagcatcgtcatgatggaggatgaaaccgtttgcacATTTCACGTTAATGCATGcctcatgatccatgatttacatcatactttaaaacacatgttctctcaactgtagctcacacctgactgactgcacccatcaagttgaaacttgtcacactgttactaaggctcAATGtggcttcccgtattgaagagcCCTGCTTTTCCATCGGATGGCACtcgacagcagcattcaccatatttgttgatcacacctcagtGTTTATTGACCCTGGTGTATTTTACTAAAGTGATCGTAGTAATTTGCCTTAGGAAATGAAAGCTGGAAGAAACAGCTTAAGGTAATGCATGTATAAAACGTGGGCCAAGCTGATCATTGGGCCCACAAAagtgatacttttaaaaatattaaaagatctaaaagtttatttttccttctatcgCGGGATATGAATTCCAttaataaaaaccacatgattcACAATCCTTCTGATCCTATGTTCTGTATCTGCACAAAATCATTTATTATTGGGTCCCACAGTCCTCCTGTACAGtcacatacacatgtataaaaCTGCATGTTATCCATACctgtaagtaaaaaaataaattttcagcaCATGACCCTTTATGGAAAGGGTCCATAaaaaaaacttccttttttttttccttgaccaaATCCGGTTTTAATGACCTCCACTTTCAGAGTTCTCTCACTGtgtccataaaataaataaacagtccAACACCCCCCCTCACCATGAAATACTCATCCAACCGACAAACAAAAATCCAGCTgttctccttttccctcatttcctttAGAGAGTCGCTCTCTGATAGATACCTGAAGCTAGATGCATGACTCTCGCAAGCGCCTGGAAGAGcagtgtcgtgcagggtgtcaggtggggtctcagctcccgctccccacataagaacgtaggatatggtgaggccaaaaaggaacacccacggagccataggtaggggagtcatactattatagtctcactggaggctggattcacacgacgtgcaacctgctttCTGCTTTACTGCTAACCGAGCGACTCCcctcgctagctgcaatccgccgtgctaactgcaatcgcgctggctagctcagccaccatcctcttgctagcccccattttctgctagcatagccacggcagttatattagtagccaatggctcactggttacagctggcggccaactagccacagctgatggccatccaatcacagttgatggccatttactacctgagccagtgcCTTTCCACGtcaggccgagagcctggaaactgcactcctggctctgtccccacaagcagttactacatttcagtctcttcctgaaagtcaaggggacattaacgcCTCGGCAGAGCCCTACGTCCCTGTGTGATACTTGTGACGCGAatggggaacaaagtcctgacacacaggttcagatagagtgagtaacacagctttatttgggaatgAATGTCCCTCCAAAGACCAATGGTCTGATAAGCACTAAAGGTTATACAgagtagaatagaatttaataacaaaccaagtcccagagtcaatcaagatggagaaggtccctggtcctGCAAGGAAGAACTCCCGGAGTATTGTGGCTTGCACTGCGCAGAATATCTTAGCCGGAGCGCCCAGTCAGACTACTCGTGGCATTGTCGTGgagttttgcttttattctctttaccttggacttgtttacttcttaggtgatcaCCAGAAGatgtttgccaggagttgtttacttcttaggtgataaccagaagttgttctGGTGAATGTGTTtaccactcaattttgttatgctaagttttacacaaaaatttaaatatgtttacattCATGTATATGCTCTACACATAAACATGCTTACTTTCACTTCACTCTTACCaatccctactagtaaacaacttgttttgcaagcCTGAATCCAAAAACAACCTTGGTTATAAACAACTAAACAACTAGTAAACAAGCCTCAATCCAATAACAACATTGTTTGTAGCACATTTTATAGGCTCTATACAATGACTAACTACTGGTCTCCCTTCTTCGGGCACTATTCCATCCCCGGATGGACCTGATCTTAGCCTTGCACAATCACACTGCTCAGGTGAGCAGGAGATTGCAACCCAAAGTGGTCAGACAGAAGCATCAACCGGTACCTTGGAAATGGCCTGTGCTTCAGATCCGTGGGCATATTTGCTTAGGTCTGTGCTTTGTTCCATAGATCGATGTGTCTGTGCCTCTGCCAACATCACAGGGTCTCTATCAGCTCTTTAAAGGAGAATCTCGcgccgcctcccccacccccacacacgtTTTTTTAACTGCCAAAGGAAGTTCTACAACTTGGTGATCCTTGATTGACTGATGGATTGATTTTTAAACTTCCTGGAACAGTTTGTCATTCACGTTTACCTCACTTGAAACACATATTCACTCACTGACTCATTCACAGTGTTGCAGCGTACCAATACACTGGGATTTGAGTTCTTTACTAAATGGCTGTGACCGagttcccctccctcttcccctctacCTTGTGTTGTTGTTATGGTAAGTCGTGCTGAAATCACAACCAACGTTGTTCCAACGTTCCCCACACCCATTTGTTGTCTGTGGGCTTTGTTGTGGAATATGCAGAGACAAATGTTTCTTAAACTCATACTGGTCAGTTTATCTCTTGTTTGTTGCCTGTATGTCttctgggctctctctctctctctttctccagaaaccggggtgccaaaataattcacacacatgacttgtgttcatcttttgttattggtatgtattgagtattacaattttagtagtttttttccattcttcaaatgtgtatacattttttttggcaccctctgtgtgtgtgtgtgtgtgtgtgtgtgtgtgtgtgtgtgttgttattatggtaaataatgaagaaatagataATGCACCATATTCTTATCAGCACCTACATTTGGAACACCATGGATGGAACTTCAGTACATCATGCTAAGTGatctaagtcagacagagaaagataagtactgTACATTATCACTTGTTGTGGTATTTAAAAAAAGCCATATGGAAAACACAGAGTAAAATGTTTGTTAGCATTGGATGGGGAATGGGGACATACTGAGTTCCTGGTCCCAGTTCTAACTGGGGGTGGTCCCCCACAACAACAAACAATTCTTAGACAACAACAGGCTTTCCAAGAATTCAAcacaattctgacactatctacctggagacagCATCAGATTCAAGACTTGAAGGGTTCAGTCTTACACGGCTGCAGTGccctgttacacacacacacacacacacacacacacacacacacacacacttcagacaCCAGGCACAAGTCCAGGATCTTTGTTCTGTGAACCAAATGGCTACAGATTGGAGGTTCCAAAAACATTCTCCAACTCAGAATGCCAATTGCAAGTCTAACTTCCTATCCGCACTTCTAATCAATTAGCTTTAAaacagaggttcccacaacctattccttgggtttgattaatttgttagAGTATCAGCTATAGACTTTTCATCAGTGATGCTCCCCACAGCTACTTCTCTTGAAGAGAAGTGAGCAACGACTCTCTATGGCTGCCATACGCAGTCCACACTCCAAAAAGAAAGTATACCCCAAagttttttctaatgtatttatttattattatagtttattaagtattattaacaataaaatttgCTCTGGTTACTCAATGAATATAACacaattcaacaagtatttcttgTCCTCCAAATATATCTgacattctaaatataaaaacaggaaaagcatTAGAGCAATAGGGAAATTATAGGAAACAGCATCTACTTTAAATATGTCTATTATCTTATTAGTGAGATAAGGTGCTGTGGTTAAATGCTGAAACCCTAACTCTCAAAGATGCTGATTTTAGGAAGTGGGGCCTCAGTAGGTGCTTAAGTCCTGAGGATGGAATCCTTATGCATGGGATTAGCGCCTTATGAAAAACATTCCTGAGAGATTACTAGCCCCTTGCACCACGTGAGGATATAATGAGAAGTGTACAACCCAGAAGACAGTCCTCACCAATTCGTGCTGGCACCCTGATTTTGGAATGCCAGCctccaaactgtgagaaataaatttctgttgcgtAAGTCACTGAGAGTGTGGTATTTTGCTATAGCAGCCTGACTGGACTAAGACACAGGTTTAAATAAGCTCACAAAATGTTGCCAGgaatatactttattattattaatatgtactTTTTTCATGATAAATCTtattagataaataaaacaatgtctaACATATTCCTCTGTACTTAACATGCAGTATTTCCCTTTAAATGATAAATGAAGTCTACATTAAGAACTacatgctcttttaaaaaaatatttgtgatcaTTTAGATGGCAATTGATCCAGTTTTTTAATAAACCAGTCACCAGCCCCTTATTAGAATCCTAAGATACATATGTAGTATTCTTTTACTCAGACTCTAGTGATGCTATCTTTGCTaatgaaagatatatatatatacctttcacatttccctgaaaaaaattatatatatataattatatatatatatatatatatatatatataaatcatatttccctgaaaataatactgggtcttatattaatttttgttccaaaaatgcattagggcttatgttcaggggatgtcatcctgaaaaatcatgctaaagcttattttccagttaggtcttattttcagggaaacactgtgtgtgtgtatatttatatatacacacatatgtgtatatatatataatgttgaatatatatatatatataatgttgaatatatatatatatatatattctcttcaaTATTAATGAACTAGGTTAATATAGGCGCTCAAAACAGGTGGTACAGATTTAGCCATTCTCAAAGGTAAcaagaaagaacagaatataaaaagaaagttggtaagaaaaatacaacaaagtGAAGAGATCAGGGAGATTTCATTATACTTTAAACTATGAAGACAGTTTGTAATGCAGACATTGCACTGGATCCTATTGCCTATACTGgcaataatattaataagaatCAAAATGATATTCTGGTATTTGGCATTTCTGTGTTTATGTGAGCGAGCTGTAAATTTAACTTTCTGTGCTTTATAAAATTCACCATATTTGTCTAGATTAGGGTTAGCCCAGAAGACAGAAGGAGTATGAAAGAATAATGGGGGGAAAAGGGTCAGCATTACTTTCTGCCCCCATCTTGGTTCCACATTCCTGGCACAAAATGCCAGATGAAGCCACACAACTGTCCCTGCTACAGAGGGGGTTGCCACCTCCCCAGGCTGAGACAGGATCTGGAACAGAATCTGACAGTGATAAAACTGCACCAGAGCTCAAGGAACAGGATTCCACACAGGCAACCACACAACAAGCCCAGCTGGCAGCAACGCAGCAGCTAAAATCCATGAAGAACTAGTCAGTAAAGCAAAACagagccagagggaaaaaaagatatggaaGGCTATCTTCAAACTGGATCTTGGACAGATGACAGGGGTTGTTATCGGGTCACTATCGGGAAATCTAAGAATATCCTTTTTGTGATCACAAAACTGGATGTCTACAAGAGCCTAGCTTCAGATATCTGCATAGTTTTTTGGGAAGCCAAGATCGAGGATTTATCTCAGCAAGCACAGCTGGCAGCTGCTGAGAAATTCAAAGTTCAAGGTGAAGCTGTCTCATACCTTGAAGAAAACACACAGACTCCAGCTGTACAAGAGGAGAGTGAAGAGGAAGAGGTTGATGAAACTGGTGTGGAAGGTAAGGACATAGAATTGGTCAAGTCACAAGCAAATGTATCAAGAGCAAAGGCCGTCGGAACTTTCGAGAACAACAGTAAGTAATACATTGTAAATGCTATTATGGAATTAACGATGTAACCATCTAAAAACGAGGACTTTTTTTGGTATTTCCAAAGAATAATGGCAGCTTGGTTTGAAATGTGTACTGTTTCTGTTATTAACAAAGTTACAGCTTCTCGAAGGATGAATATGATAAAGAAAGGTCAGCTTATTTGttccatttataaacattttcttacttaTTAAGTAAATGGTACAAGATTCAAGAGATATGGAAGCAAAAATGAGACAAGATCAGCTGTAAGGAAATAACTCTATTAAACCACATGATATAATAAGTCGAAGCAACAGGGTTATAAACAAAatctgtttttgaaaaacaacaatacacattaaatttaaaaatgttacatgaTTGTCACTTCtaattaaaacatgtttctttccTGGATTTTAAACAGGGCTTTCCTCAGTGTAACTTTGATATCCTTGTTCCTCAAACTGTAGATCAAGGGATTGAGCATGGGTATCACGTTAGTATAGACAACAGAAGAAATTTTTCCCAGGTCCACAGATCCAGAAGAATAGTTAAGATACATGGATGCTGCTGacccaaaaaagagagaaatagcaATGACGTGGGAGCTACAGGTACTGAAAGCTTTTGATCGTCCTTGAGTGGATTTGATATGAAGAATGGTAGTGAGGATGAAGACGTAAGAAATTAGGATAGTAACACAGGGGACTGTGATATTAATGCCCACGACAATGAGAACTACTACTTCATTGACGTAAGTGCTGGAGCACGAGagctggagaagagggaggaTGTCACACAAGTAATGGTTGATGACGTTGACGTTGCAGAAGGTTAGTCTAAGCATGCACCCAGTGTGAGCGGTGGCTCCAGCACATCCCATCATATAGGCAGCAAAAGTTAGCATGGAACAGGCCTGATGGGACATGGTGACTTTATAAAGTAATGGATTGCAGATGGCGACATAGCGATCATAGGCCATTGAAGTCAACATGTAGCACTCTGAGatgacaaaaaagagaaagaaaaacagctgaGTCATGCAGCTGACGTAGGAGATGATATTCTTCCTTGATACAAAGTTTATCAGCATCTTGGGGGTGAAAACAGAAGCATAACACAGGTCAATGAAGGATAGGTTGAAGAGGAAATAGTACATGGGGGTGTGCAGGTGAGAGTTTAGACCAATAAGCATGATCAAGCCAAGGTTGCCCACCGTGGTGACGATGTAGGTCATTAAAAACAGGTAAAAGAGTGGTTGCTGGAGCTCTGGATGGTCTGTCAATCCAGCAAGGATAAATTCGGTAACTAAGGAGTCGTTTCTAGCCAGCATTCTCAACTTCGGAAAtctgtgaaaacaaatgaaaattccaTTAATAGCGAAACCAGCACTCTCTTTGCAAACTCTTTCATGAGAAGGAGACTCAGACTGGCTGAAATCAACTAAGACCCTCCTAAGTGTCTGAATGTACTGCCACACACATCCCTCAATATTTACAGCACTATGTCTTTTGTGTGCATGGGAACAAACAGCTATGCTGTCTTTACTAGAAGACAAAAGAATGGAGTAGCTGATGACCTTCTGTAGTGGGGATGTGtcccccacctctccctctcATTCATCCGAAACTTCACTTCTTAGTCCTACTTATGTTTGCCGTACCCTACTAGATACCTCAGGTCCCCTGTTATGACCATCAACAAAGAAGAATTCCTCTAGGGCAGTGACCATACGGGTATTCTGTGTCCTAGAAGGAAGTCTCTCATGGTCTATAGGGTTCCCAGATACTTTACTACTAGAATCCATGACGTTTCTAATTGATAACAGGTATTGAGGAGAGCCTTGGTAACTTATAGTTTGATAATTAAGTGTACAATCGCATGTTTCTACacatttttcctcctctgttccATCCTAGCTGGAtggagaaggaagacaggaaggtgAATATGCTTTCCTTGGTTTTGTAGGAGAGCATGAAAGAGAAACATAATTGTGCTGATTAAATTAGCTGTAAAGTTTGTAAAAATGTAtcaatatgtatacacataacatGTAACTCTTCTATATATGTAGTGTGTTTGAATTcaattttttccttaagaaagagaaaagtctcttcttcctctgatGTTGCTGTAATTTGAACGTATCACTTGGAACTGCTATAGCGCGTGCTCCTGGACTGAGGTGAACCTCACACAGAGAAGGGATGCTGAGAATAATGCTGGCAGTGTTCCAGGGTTCCCTAGTTTGAGTTTCTTATTATTCAACATAAATATGTTCCCTCATTTCGCAGCAACAGagacagtgagaaaaaaaatagacacctGATTAACTCATTCTCCTTCCATTAGCAGAACTCAGTGCTGACCCTTTATACATGTTTCACCTCCACTGTCCCTGAAGAAAAGCTGGCTTTTCCAATAACAAAGCTGAGCCGATGTAGTCATAGAATCTTCTTCTGCTAGCAAAAGAGTCACAGCATAGATTTCAACGTCTGAATGTTCCAAGGGTCATTCTGAGGTGTAGATCAAACTTCCAGTTGTACCTTTACAAAGAGAGTGTGAAAGGAAACCACACCGACCTCCGAGCCACCTTTTCATAGAACATACGGCATTCGCTTAAGGCTTATAATTCTGTCGGACCCCACGAGAAATCCAGGCGTAGGTCTCCCCTAGGACATCCCCATCATGACAAGCTCTTCAGGGAAGAAACTGGTGCCTGTGCTTATACTTTAATTGTGATAGTAAATGATAATTTCCCATCAGAGATTATACAGTTCCAGGGCGTAGGAGACAGAATTCTCTGTTGTCCTCTAAAAAGGTGCAAATAATTGTTATTGAAAATTTCACTAATTATAATTCTAAGTAACGTACTAGTTTTAAGGATTTCGGTTCATGAGGATTTATGAACCTCAGAGTAAAGTTTATTTATTATGCCCTTTTAAAATAGGTGAGACCCTTTAAATAATCAgtgtttatgaaaattttatagaGACCAACACAAggatctttttaattcatttcagagattattgtttaataatatgttatttaatataAGAACGATCcattatttaatagaaatttaattaCCTTGGGTTCTTCGAACTCAGCATGTCTTTGCTTTTAATAGGTTAAAATCaaatctataataaaaattactgttCGTAGGTTTCCACTTCAAGAAAGTACAACTGTAGTATTCCCACGTATGTATTAACTTCTGATCCTGCTTCAGAGAAGGCatctatttatttaacattttaaattattataggGTCACAGGAAATTGCTAAAATAATGCATAGATTCTCTTGAAATTCATCAGCTTCTTACCATGGTGACATCTTGCACAACTGTAGGACAATAGCAAAGCCTAGACATTGACATTGGTATAATAATGTTAACTAGACTAGAGGAATACAGATGTTATTCAGCTTTCATCAGTTTACATGCACCGGGTGTTTGTgtcgtgcgtgtgtgtgtgtgtgtgtgtgtgtgtttgtgtgtgtagatCTATGCAATTTGATCCCGTGTGGATTCACGTAACCACTATCACAGTGAAGACACAGACCTGCTCCA contains:
- the LOC117017585 gene encoding olfactory receptor 8B3-like; this encodes MLARNDSLVTEFILAGLTDHPELQQPLFYLFLMTYIVTTVGNLGLIMLIGLNSHLHTPMYYFLFNLSFIDLCYASVFTPKMLINFVSRKNIISYVSCMTQLFFFLFFVISECYMLTSMAYDRYVAICNPLLYKVTMSHQACSMLTFAAYMMGCAGATAHTGCMLRLTFCNVNVINHYLCDILPLLQLSCSSTYVNEVVVLIVVGINITVPCVTILISYVFILTTILHIKSTQGRSKAFSTCSSHVIAISLFFGSAASMYLNYSSGSVDLGKISSVVYTNVIPMLNPLIYSLRNKDIKVTLRKALFKIQERNMF